The window TCTATTACCTCCTGAAAATTGATGGTCGGGCCACATTTGTTCCGGGATTTTTAGCACCGAATTCATGTGTTGGGAATAGTAAAAAAAATGACGTTTTCCACGTTTTACGCGCTTTCAGGGCTGATTTGCACGCAAAGCGTCAATAAGATGACGAATGTTGTTCGGTTCGCATTTTGAGGGCATGCTTTTTGAGCCGGGTTATTATTTTTGACCATGAGAATTGGTTGTGTTTTCTGTTTGTTGTATCCTTTTCATGTGATTTTTATAACTGTACGGATATGTTTAGTGTTACCTTTTGAGTTGACTATGTCACTTTCGTGGGTAATATGGACGGGTCATGACGAACCGGAGCAGCATATTTGCCGATATTGCCGCAGGGGAAAACCGTGTGGAAGTGACTGTTCAGGGCCGTACATGGCTTCTGGACAGGGCTGGCGACCTGGAAGCCCTGTGGGATGCCATGGACGATGCTGTTCTGGACGATGATGAGCGACTTCCCTACTGGGTCGAGGTCTGGCCGGCCAGTGTGCTTCTTGGGCGCTGGATAGAACGCAATCATGATGCCGTGGCCGGCAGGAATTGTCTGGACCTCGGATGCGGCCTTGGCCTGACAGGGATGATCGCTGCCGAGCAGGGGGCCCGGGTCGTGGCTTTCGACTACGAATGGCCTGCCGTGCGTTTTGCCCGGCATAACGCGTCGTTGAACCGCGTGCCCCAACCGCTTTGGACGGTCATGGACTGGCGCAGTCCGGCTGTGCGTCAGGGCGCGTTCGATTTCATATGGGGCGGCGATGTCCTGTATGAAAAACGGTTTTTCGATCCGCTGGTCAACCTGTTTCGCCATGCATTGGCTCCGGACGGTCGCATCTGGGTCGGAGAGCCGGTGCGAACGGTCTCAAGGCCTGTCTGGCCCCGGCTGGAGGCGTTGGGGTTTTCCCCGCGCAAACTGACAACGGAAAAGGTTGAGCTGTGCGGCCAGAATCCCACAGTGAACCTTTGGGAAATAACTCTTTGAACGCTGTTTTTGCGTTCAATGGTGTATACGAATTTCGTCGATCATCGACCCAACACAACCGCTACGGAGGAAGTCATGGGCAAAACGATCCGATTCGGTGTCTCGCTGGATTCCGACCTGCTGACAAAGTTCGATGAGTTGTGCCGCGAGCGCAGTTACCAGACGCGCTCCGAGGCCATTCGGGACCTGATCCGCAATACGCTGGTGCAAAAGGAGTGGGAAGACGCTTCCGGCGAACTGGCCGGGACGCTTACGCTGGTCTATGACCATCACCAGAGCGGGCTGGCCCAGCGGCTGACCGAAATTCAGCACGAAGCGCATCATGTGATTCAGACCACAATGCATATCCATCTCGACCATCACAACTGCCTGGAAGTCATCGTGCTCAAGGGCGAGGCCGAGGTTATCAAGGCTCTTGGACAAAAACTCATTTCCACCAAGGGCGTCAAACACGGAAACCTTTCCCTGACCACCACGGGCAAGGAACTTATTTAAATACAGGATAGTTTTTTGATGGAAGACGTACAAAACGCGCAGCCGGGAATTTCCATGCCCATCGACAAGGTGGGGGTCAAGGACCTGCGCCTGCCGCTCACCGTGCGGCACAAGGCCAAGGGCACTCAGCATACCATTGCCAAGGTGGACCTTTCCGTGGACCTGCCCGCCGAATTCAAGGGCACGCACATGAGCCGGTTCGTGGAAGCCATGGAAGATTGGGCCGAGGACCTGGACTATGGGTCCTTCAAAACGCTGCTGCGCGACATCGTGGAACGTCTCAACGCCCGCAGCGCGCATTGCAGGCTGGTGTTTCCCTATTTCCTGCGCAAGACGTCGCCCAAGAGCGGCGCTCGCGGGGTCATGGACTACAAGTGCCGTGTGGAAGGGGAATATACGGACGGAAAGCTGCTGTTCACGTTGGGCGCGGACGTGCCGGTCATGACCGTGTGTCCGTGCTCCAAAGCTATCAGTGACGAAGGAGCCCACAGCCAGCGCGCTGTAGTGCGCATTCGCTGCCGCTTCGACGGGTTCGTGTGGCTGGAAGATATTATCGAGATAGCGGAAAAGGCCGGGTCCTGCCCGGTATATACGCTGCTCAAGCGCGAAGATGAGAAGCATGTGACCGAAGCTGCATTCGCCAACCCCTGTTTTGTGGAGGATGTGGTGCGAGAGGCCGCCCGGGGGCTCAAGGAACACCCTCAGGTTTCATGGTATCGTGTGGAGGTGGAGAGCTACGAATCCATTCACAACCATTCCGCGTTCGCAGTTATAGAGAGCGAATAACCCGTTGCGCCGGACCGCTGGGCCGGCGCAACGTTTTGATTTGTTGCGATATCTTGTTGGCAGATGCCATGCTTGCCAATTCCTGCCCAGCCGGGGTATGGTATATCCATGAACATCGACGCCAATGTTTCGGCCATGAGTGCGCTGGGAAGTGCGCATCAGGTGACGGCCAACAACATAGCCAACGTCAATACGGACGGTTTTCAGGCATCGCGAGCCAACTTGGAGACCGGTCCGGGCGGCGAGGGGGTGCGCGTTTCCTCCC is drawn from Pseudodesulfovibrio senegalensis and contains these coding sequences:
- the nikR gene encoding nickel-responsive transcriptional regulator NikR, with the protein product MGKTIRFGVSLDSDLLTKFDELCRERSYQTRSEAIRDLIRNTLVQKEWEDASGELAGTLTLVYDHHQSGLAQRLTEIQHEAHHVIQTTMHIHLDHHNCLEVIVLKGEAEVIKALGQKLISTKGVKHGNLSLTTTGKELI
- a CDS encoding class I SAM-dependent methyltransferase, whose product is MTNRSSIFADIAAGENRVEVTVQGRTWLLDRAGDLEALWDAMDDAVLDDDERLPYWVEVWPASVLLGRWIERNHDAVAGRNCLDLGCGLGLTGMIAAEQGARVVAFDYEWPAVRFARHNASLNRVPQPLWTVMDWRSPAVRQGAFDFIWGGDVLYEKRFFDPLVNLFRHALAPDGRIWVGEPVRTVSRPVWPRLEALGFSPRKLTTEKVELCGQNPTVNLWEITL
- the folE2 gene encoding GTP cyclohydrolase FolE2 is translated as MEDVQNAQPGISMPIDKVGVKDLRLPLTVRHKAKGTQHTIAKVDLSVDLPAEFKGTHMSRFVEAMEDWAEDLDYGSFKTLLRDIVERLNARSAHCRLVFPYFLRKTSPKSGARGVMDYKCRVEGEYTDGKLLFTLGADVPVMTVCPCSKAISDEGAHSQRAVVRIRCRFDGFVWLEDIIEIAEKAGSCPVYTLLKREDEKHVTEAAFANPCFVEDVVREAARGLKEHPQVSWYRVEVESYESIHNHSAFAVIESE